Proteins encoded in a region of the Variovorax sp. PAMC 28711 genome:
- a CDS encoding 4-hydroxyphenylacetate 3-hydroxylase family protein has product MNSPQHAAALMSGDDYRESLRRYKPTVFVDGRRVESVADESALQPGINAIALTYDYALKAQYEPLMTAIQHTSGKRVNRLSHINTSSGDLLNKLEAVRLVCQETGCAQRYLTHDALNAIAQVSARIDDARGSTEHTARFTEYLHRVQDQDLTLGVAMTDAKGYRSKRPHEQSNVDSYLHVVERNARGIVISGTKAIVTGAPYVHELLVMPCRNMGREDADFAVCCAVPLDAPGLTIVARPAGRPGEKLEHGDALFSRKYGQSTGVCLFDRVFVPWESVFYAGEWEHTGHLTYSYATHHRHSCIGARAGFGDLLIGAGALMCEANGFDPGKETHLREQMVELITITESFFACGVAASVYGKQDAHCEVFMPDPVFSNIGKLLLATKIYDMHRIAHYVSGGLIVTLPGPDEDHNPETAARLSEVLRASPDVPYAQRIETARFIEDLTAGYQGGWYSVISLHGGGSPAAMKQEIHRNYPIGSKVELVERLLDRGVGHDPNRAITKNRQPGKCCDTGCTTPGQPVMIDLPVVRGPVSARPAI; this is encoded by the coding sequence ATGAATTCACCCCAACACGCCGCGGCGCTGATGTCAGGCGACGACTACCGAGAATCCCTGCGACGCTACAAGCCGACGGTCTTCGTCGACGGTCGTCGCGTGGAGAGCGTTGCCGACGAATCGGCCTTGCAGCCCGGGATCAACGCCATCGCCCTCACCTACGACTACGCACTCAAGGCGCAGTACGAACCGCTGATGACCGCGATTCAGCACACCAGCGGCAAGCGGGTGAACCGCCTCTCGCACATCAACACCAGTTCGGGCGACCTGCTGAACAAGCTGGAAGCCGTGCGCCTCGTGTGCCAGGAAACCGGCTGCGCGCAGCGCTACCTCACGCACGACGCGCTCAACGCGATCGCGCAGGTGTCGGCTCGCATCGACGACGCCCGCGGCAGCACCGAGCACACCGCCCGCTTCACCGAGTACCTGCACCGCGTACAAGACCAGGACCTGACGCTCGGCGTCGCGATGACGGATGCCAAGGGCTACCGCAGCAAGCGGCCGCACGAGCAGTCGAACGTCGACAGCTACCTGCACGTGGTCGAGCGCAACGCACGCGGCATCGTGATCTCCGGCACCAAGGCGATCGTGACGGGTGCGCCCTACGTGCACGAACTGCTCGTCATGCCCTGCCGCAACATGGGCCGAGAAGACGCCGATTTCGCGGTCTGCTGCGCGGTGCCGCTCGATGCGCCGGGTCTCACCATCGTGGCCCGCCCGGCCGGCCGGCCCGGCGAAAAGCTGGAGCATGGCGACGCGCTGTTCAGCCGCAAATACGGGCAGAGCACCGGCGTGTGCCTGTTCGACCGCGTCTTCGTGCCGTGGGAGAGCGTGTTCTATGCCGGCGAGTGGGAGCACACCGGCCACCTCACCTACAGCTACGCCACGCACCACCGACACAGCTGCATCGGTGCGCGCGCGGGCTTCGGCGATCTGCTCATCGGCGCCGGCGCGTTGATGTGCGAAGCGAACGGCTTCGACCCGGGCAAGGAAACGCACTTGCGCGAGCAGATGGTCGAGCTCATCACCATCACCGAAAGCTTTTTCGCCTGTGGCGTGGCGGCCAGCGTTTACGGCAAGCAGGACGCGCACTGCGAGGTCTTCATGCCCGACCCGGTGTTCAGCAACATCGGCAAGCTGCTGCTCGCCACCAAGATCTACGACATGCACCGCATCGCGCACTACGTGAGCGGCGGGCTCATCGTGACGTTGCCCGGCCCCGACGAAGACCACAACCCCGAGACCGCCGCGCGGCTTTCGGAAGTGCTGCGTGCCAGCCCCGATGTGCCCTACGCGCAGCGCATCGAAACCGCGCGCTTCATCGAAGATCTGACGGCCGGTTACCAAGGCGGCTGGTACAGCGTGATCAGCCTGCACGGCGGCGGCTCGCCCGCGGCCATGAAGCAGGAGATCCACCGCAACTACCCCATTGGCTCGAAGGTGGAACTGGTCGAGCGCCTGCTCGACCGCGGCGTGGGGCACGACCCGAACCGCGCCATCACGAAGAACCGGCAACCCGGCAAGTGTTGCGACACCGGCTGCACGACGCCGGGTCAGCCCGTGATGATCGATCTCCCCGTGGTGCGCGGACCGGTGTCCGCACGTCCGGCGATTTGA